In one window of bacterium DNA:
- a CDS encoding response regulator, translating to MTAARILVVDDDATTRFLARSMLEASGFAVTEAADGREALARFQEDACDLVLMDGLMPVMDGFAACAAIRSLPGGRQVPVIMLSGLEDEPSLERAVAAGASDFMRKPLDYASLARRLRMMLQHQRATGAAPAAPPALERLVCLVSHALRHSGRLAVLAIHPGGRPWTTGGDLLEGDSWREAAVRLRDQLRREDNLDQGPAMGGEDGDQVAEVVVDKAFLVFLQDLRTPADAARVAGRLCAALEAPGKDGTRPAATNPRVGIALFPEDGAGAEILVERALQALRATSGAAGNPFHFHDREREEAARREAELVEAVGAVLEARCMELRCQPLRTPRGVLLGARLQPWSSHELLRSLAPSALISLAREGGRLASLYLSLIDQAADLATATRVSGRTARLVLPVLAELLPGSALPAALRRLVSSAHDGSSWLELECGDDLPRSGDEIRRLLEPYAMPGVVLALPPAGLASLLDGGPAPATLRRVHLTLGGDQPGRAAGEHVRQLARLAQGLGLELRVGGAFAPAWMQGLADAGWAEAVDASAEAALPPDHFVSACWLMELHKETT from the coding sequence ATGACGGCGGCACGGATCCTGGTGGTCGACGACGACGCCACCACGCGCTTCCTGGCTCGCAGCATGCTGGAGGCGTCCGGCTTTGCCGTGACCGAGGCGGCGGATGGCCGGGAGGCGCTGGCGCGCTTCCAGGAGGACGCCTGTGACCTTGTGCTGATGGACGGATTGATGCCCGTCATGGACGGCTTCGCCGCTTGCGCCGCCATCCGGAGCCTGCCGGGGGGTCGCCAGGTTCCGGTCATCATGCTGAGCGGCCTGGAGGACGAGCCCTCCCTGGAGCGGGCGGTGGCGGCAGGCGCCAGTGATTTCATGCGCAAGCCCCTTGACTACGCCTCGCTGGCCCGCCGGCTGCGCATGATGCTGCAACACCAGCGCGCCACCGGCGCGGCCCCGGCCGCCCCGCCGGCCCTGGAACGGTTGGTCTGCCTGGTGTCGCACGCCCTCCGCCACAGCGGGAGGCTGGCCGTGCTGGCCATCCACCCGGGTGGCCGCCCCTGGACCACCGGCGGAGACCTGCTCGAAGGGGATTCCTGGCGGGAGGCCGCCGTCCGCCTGCGCGACCAGCTGCGCCGTGAGGACAATCTCGACCAGGGCCCGGCCATGGGCGGGGAGGATGGGGACCAGGTCGCGGAGGTGGTGGTCGACAAGGCCTTTCTCGTCTTCCTGCAGGACCTGCGCACGCCCGCCGACGCTGCCCGCGTGGCAGGTCGCCTCTGCGCGGCCCTGGAAGCGCCAGGGAAGGATGGGACACGCCCCGCCGCCACCAACCCGCGGGTGGGCATCGCCCTCTTCCCGGAGGACGGGGCCGGGGCGGAGATCCTGGTCGAGCGCGCCCTCCAGGCCCTGCGCGCCACGTCCGGCGCGGCCGGGAATCCGTTTCACTTCCATGACAGGGAGAGGGAGGAGGCGGCCCGCCGCGAAGCGGAGCTGGTCGAGGCGGTGGGGGCCGTGCTGGAGGCGAGGTGCATGGAGCTGCGCTGCCAGCCGCTGCGCACGCCAAGGGGTGTGCTGCTGGGAGCGCGCCTGCAGCCCTGGTCCTCCCACGAACTGCTGCGAAGCCTTGCCCCGTCCGCGCTGATCTCCCTGGCGCGGGAGGGCGGCCGCCTTGCCAGCCTCTATCTGTCCCTGATCGACCAGGCGGCCGACCTGGCCACCGCCACCCGCGTATCGGGTCGGACGGCCCGGCTGGTCCTGCCGGTGCTGGCCGAGCTGCTCCCGGGCTCGGCGCTGCCCGCCGCCCTGCGCCGCCTGGTCTCGTCCGCCCACGACGGATCGTCCTGGCTGGAACTGGAGTGCGGCGACGACCTGCCTCGCTCCGGTGATGAGATCAGGCGCTTGCTGGAGCCCTACGCCATGCCGGGGGTGGTCCTCGCCCTCCCCCCGGCCGGGCTGGCCTCGCTGCTGGACGGTGGGCCGGCCCCCGCCACCCTGCGGCGCGTGCATCTCACCCTGGGCGGCGACCAACCGGGGCGGGCGGCCGGGGAGCATGTGCGCCAGCTGGCGCGGCTCGCCCAAGGGCTTGGGTTGGAGTTGCGGGTGGGGGGAGCCTTTGCTCCGGCATGGATGCAAGGCCTGGCCGATGCCGGTTGGGCCGAGGCGGTGGATGCATCCGCCGAAGCGGCCCTTCCGCCAGATCACTTCGTCAGCGCCTGCTGGTTGATGGAATTGCACAAGGAGACGACATGA